The following proteins are co-located in the Parafannyhessea umbonata genome:
- a CDS encoding response regulator receiver protein gives MSFDPNREDYQRLGLRFARSLDGGVAAGATQAFASFGRRFSQDRDSLPQTDADRAFHLVARAAMVIDYQLPFAESDARAAELIQRGHTLLDEALALDPGCHDAARMQHAATIAGFDAFYQYLEQGEKDVRRSCTAARDAALAKDDGDRSLLEADLAMRPYLRWLATMADKALICGRNRQCLDICRRALEADPNDAADVRFSAALAYAKLEDAAGLDALAQRSATLGVPRRHEGPDAWQLIARMSLAHSRHDMDDALRQLRALLAAYPHAAATLASQRELPDGVFCRLAVPPYSEDELIVAASEATVLFQEGRDSHGRGALGSWVAAQAQRLDPRDVAELRADGGDR, from the coding sequence GTGTCGTTTGATCCAAACCGCGAGGACTACCAGCGCCTGGGCCTGCGCTTCGCGCGCTCGCTCGACGGCGGCGTCGCCGCGGGTGCCACGCAGGCGTTCGCATCGTTTGGGCGGCGCTTCTCGCAAGACCGCGACTCGCTGCCGCAGACGGACGCAGACCGAGCGTTTCACCTGGTGGCCCGCGCCGCCATGGTGATCGACTACCAGCTGCCGTTTGCGGAGTCCGACGCCCGCGCGGCCGAGCTCATCCAGCGCGGCCACACGCTGCTGGACGAGGCCCTGGCGCTCGATCCCGGCTGCCACGACGCCGCACGCATGCAGCACGCGGCCACGATCGCCGGCTTTGACGCGTTCTACCAGTACCTTGAGCAGGGCGAGAAGGACGTGCGCCGCTCGTGCACGGCCGCCCGGGACGCGGCCCTTGCCAAGGACGACGGCGACCGCTCGCTTCTGGAGGCAGACCTCGCGATGCGACCGTACCTGCGCTGGCTCGCGACCATGGCGGACAAGGCCCTCATCTGCGGCCGCAACCGGCAGTGCCTGGACATCTGCCGCCGCGCGCTTGAGGCAGACCCCAACGACGCCGCGGACGTGCGCTTCTCGGCCGCGCTGGCCTACGCCAAGCTCGAGGACGCGGCCGGACTGGACGCCCTTGCGCAGCGCTCCGCGACCCTGGGCGTGCCGCGCCGGCACGAGGGCCCGGACGCATGGCAGCTCATCGCGCGCATGTCGCTGGCGCACAGCCGCCACGACATGGACGACGCCCTGCGCCAGCTGCGCGCGCTGCTGGCCGCGTACCCGCACGCCGCCGCGACGCTCGCCAGCCAGCGCGAGCTGCCGGACGGCGTGTTCTGCCGCCTGGCCGTGCCGCCGTACAGCGAGGACGAGCTCATCGTCGCGGCGTCCGAGGCCACGGTGCTGTTTCAGGAGGGTCGCGACAGCCACGGGCGCGGCGCGCTGGGTTCGTGGGTCGCGGCGCAGGCGCAGCGGCTGGACCCGCGCGACGTGGCGGAGCTTCGCGCGGACGGGGGCGACAGGTGA
- a CDS encoding helix-turn-helix transcriptional regulator: MDFARYEQYRETGVHEAPGFAYNTYLCTIPQDFARVRPHWHDQMEIVYVKRGSGTVSTNFVRHHVHAGSIVPILPGEIHAIDGDEGSRMEYENIIFSLDILDSHEPNDWCRANVLEPLREGTLRFARPVPEGTEFYERVRWALDGADAACAVRQPGYSMVVKSRLFLLLDALYAFRSADAPDRAEPAAERLRTVLREVNANYVAPPSVEDAARLAGYSKAHFMRVFKKDMGMTYGQYVTECRLTAASYYLEKTSDPVGAIAQSCGFDNFSYFNRRFRRRYGMTPTEFRAKA; encoded by the coding sequence ATGGACTTTGCCAGATACGAGCAGTACCGCGAGACCGGCGTGCACGAGGCGCCGGGGTTTGCGTACAACACGTACCTCTGCACCATCCCGCAGGACTTCGCCCGCGTGAGGCCGCACTGGCACGACCAGATGGAGATCGTGTACGTCAAGCGCGGCAGCGGCACCGTGAGCACCAACTTCGTGCGGCACCACGTGCACGCCGGCTCCATCGTGCCCATCCTGCCGGGAGAGATCCACGCCATCGACGGGGACGAGGGCTCGCGCATGGAGTACGAGAACATCATCTTCTCGCTGGACATCCTGGACAGCCATGAGCCCAACGACTGGTGCCGCGCCAACGTGCTGGAACCCCTGCGCGAGGGCACGCTGCGCTTTGCGCGGCCCGTGCCGGAGGGAACGGAGTTCTACGAGCGCGTGCGCTGGGCGCTGGACGGGGCGGACGCCGCGTGCGCCGTGAGGCAGCCCGGGTATTCCATGGTGGTGAAGAGCAGGCTGTTTCTGCTGCTAGACGCACTGTACGCCTTCCGCAGCGCAGATGCGCCGGATCGTGCGGAGCCCGCGGCGGAGCGCCTGCGCACGGTGCTGCGCGAGGTAAACGCAAACTACGTAGCGCCGCCGAGCGTGGAGGACGCCGCGCGGCTGGCCGGCTACAGCAAGGCGCACTTCATGCGGGTGTTCAAGAAGGACATGGGAATGACGTACGGCCAGTACGTGACGGAGTGCCGCCTGACGGCCGCCTCGTACTACCTGGAGAAGACGTCCGACCCGGTGGGCGCCATCGCGCAGTCGTGCGGGTTCGACAACTTCTCGTACTTCAACCGCAGGTTCCGGCGGCGCTACGGCATGACGCCCACGGAGTTCCGCGCGAAGGCGTAG